From Candidatus Hinthialibacter antarcticus, a single genomic window includes:
- the pyrE gene encoding orotate phosphoribosyltransferase — protein sequence MNPTLAKSIHDVSNIRGTFTLRSGAVSNEYFDKYLFEADPVLLKAIGEEMKSMLPQNIDALAGLEMGGIPIATLLSQLTGIPCVFVRKEAKKYGTCKLAEGGDIDGKKLVIIEDVVTSGGQILLSSKDLRDRGAIIEDVLCVIDREAGGRGNLKKDGLELHPLFTMTQLKNAATTAI from the coding sequence ATGAATCCAACCTTAGCGAAATCGATCCATGACGTTTCCAATATACGAGGGACGTTTACGCTTCGTTCCGGCGCCGTCAGCAATGAATATTTTGACAAATATTTGTTTGAAGCCGATCCAGTATTGCTGAAAGCCATTGGAGAAGAAATGAAATCAATGCTCCCGCAGAATATTGACGCTCTAGCCGGGTTAGAAATGGGCGGAATCCCCATCGCAACCCTGTTGTCGCAATTAACCGGGATTCCCTGCGTGTTCGTCCGCAAAGAAGCCAAAAAATATGGTACGTGTAAATTAGCTGAAGGCGGCGACATCGACGGAAAAAAACTGGTTATAATCGAAGATGTGGTCACCTCCGGCGGTCAGATTCTGCTTTCGTCCAAGGATTTACGCGACCGGGGCGCGATCATTGAAGATGTGTTGTGCGTCATTGACCGGGAAGCGGGAGGCCGGGGAAATTTAAAAAAAGACGGCCTGGAACTGCACCCTTTGTTTACCATGACTCAATTAAAGAACGCTGCAACAACAGCGATTTAA
- a CDS encoding class I SAM-dependent methyltransferase — protein MFQWIQNLFSGSTDANQLQTLDTDSVDQYNVFRGYFENIELEDNRLVIDGWMLSHQGSYDAYVLYINGVRRATAKIVARPDVATALPDILNVENCGFHFEAPLNEKDAQSPIHLCVRGSVLQTEPGRMETAYWLDMNERLKAPPKHLIERVDGTGIAPFFLLKGAQNYWELIKAIEKHRTLNSIDTMLDWGCGSGRLIGFFAEYSDIPNIYGCDIDSEAVAWCHSNFSKQKFAKIPLMPPTKYAEDKFDLVVSFSVLTHLEREAQAAWLKEMERILKPGGLLLATVHGFTAAKAMLGVETAYQVKRDGIHDELKDSALKGVAPDGYYRTVFVTPEYVKKTWTETFNVVDYIEQGASNYHDLVVMKKRNKDGAAPSKKSGFNNY, from the coding sequence ATGTTTCAATGGATTCAAAATTTATTTTCTGGAAGCACGGACGCCAACCAATTGCAGACCCTTGATACGGACAGCGTCGATCAATACAACGTTTTTCGCGGCTACTTTGAGAACATCGAACTTGAAGACAACCGCCTGGTCATTGATGGATGGATGTTGAGCCACCAAGGCTCCTATGATGCGTATGTGCTTTATATCAACGGCGTGCGGAGAGCGACTGCGAAAATTGTTGCCCGGCCTGATGTTGCGACAGCGCTGCCCGACATACTCAATGTTGAAAACTGCGGCTTTCATTTTGAAGCGCCGTTAAACGAAAAAGACGCCCAGTCGCCCATCCATTTATGCGTACGCGGTTCTGTTTTACAGACGGAACCCGGCCGTATGGAAACCGCCTATTGGCTGGACATGAACGAACGCCTCAAAGCGCCGCCCAAGCATTTAATTGAGCGCGTGGATGGTACCGGCATCGCGCCGTTCTTTCTTCTCAAGGGCGCACAAAACTATTGGGAACTGATCAAAGCAATCGAAAAGCATCGCACATTGAATTCGATTGATACGATGTTGGATTGGGGATGCGGCAGTGGACGACTGATCGGCTTCTTTGCTGAATATTCAGACATCCCAAACATATATGGATGCGACATTGATTCAGAAGCGGTCGCATGGTGTCACTCCAATTTTTCCAAACAGAAATTCGCCAAAATCCCTTTGATGCCGCCTACGAAATATGCGGAAGACAAATTTGATCTGGTCGTCTCATTTTCCGTTTTGACTCATTTAGAGCGCGAGGCCCAAGCCGCTTGGTTGAAAGAAATGGAACGGATTCTAAAACCCGGCGGATTATTGCTGGCGACGGTTCATGGATTTACGGCGGCGAAGGCTATGCTGGGTGTGGAGACTGCCTATCAAGTGAAGCGCGACGGCATCCATGACGAACTAAAGGATTCTGCGTTAAAAGGCGTTGCGCCTGACGGCTACTATCGAACAGTGTTTGTTACGCCTGAATATGTGAAAAAAACATGGACGGAAACTTTTAATGTTGTGGATTACATTGAACAGGGCGCCAGTAATTATCACGATTTGGTTGTGATGAAAAAACGAAATAAGGATGGCGCGGCCCCATCAAAAAAAAGTGGATTTAACAATTACTAA
- a CDS encoding PfkB family carbohydrate kinase has translation MTDSKLLIVGSIGLDTIETPTDKVERVLGGAAVYSACASSHFAPTAIVGVVGDDFPAEHEQMLRSKNIDLACMETKPGKTFFWHGRYLENMNDRETLDTQLGVFGEFSPKVSDSHAKIPYLFLANIHPQLQLDVLDAMKGKPYTAADSMNLWIDITPDLLKKVISRVDALFVNDEEAKMITGKTAVIPAAQAILDMGPSLAVIKKGDAGALLITKNDAFSVPAIPLPDVKDPTGAGDTFAGGMMGYIASKADTSFETLKQAAVVGTVMASFTVEDFSLDRLGAVEKSDILGRIEQLKKMTTFQDITV, from the coding sequence ATGACTGACTCCAAATTACTCATCGTAGGATCAATCGGACTCGACACGATTGAAACGCCGACCGACAAGGTTGAGCGAGTTCTCGGCGGCGCGGCGGTTTACTCGGCCTGCGCATCCAGCCATTTTGCGCCCACGGCCATTGTCGGCGTCGTCGGCGACGACTTCCCCGCAGAACACGAGCAGATGCTGCGGTCGAAGAACATTGACCTCGCTTGCATGGAAACCAAACCCGGCAAGACATTTTTCTGGCATGGACGTTATCTCGAAAATATGAACGACCGTGAAACGCTCGATACGCAACTCGGCGTGTTTGGCGAGTTTTCTCCGAAAGTCTCAGACTCTCATGCGAAAATTCCCTATTTGTTCCTGGCGAATATTCACCCGCAATTACAACTGGACGTTTTGGACGCCATGAAGGGCAAGCCCTACACTGCGGCGGATAGCATGAATTTGTGGATCGATATCACTCCCGATTTATTAAAGAAAGTTATTTCCCGCGTGGATGCGCTCTTTGTCAATGATGAAGAAGCGAAAATGATTACCGGCAAGACGGCGGTGATTCCCGCCGCGCAAGCAATTCTCGATATGGGGCCGTCGCTCGCCGTCATCAAAAAGGGTGATGCAGGCGCGTTGTTGATTACCAAGAATGATGCGTTCTCCGTCCCGGCGATTCCCTTGCCTGACGTGAAAGACCCGACTGGCGCAGGCGATACGTTTGCGGGCGGTATGATGGGCTATATCGCCTCCAAGGCCGATACCTCATTTGAAACATTGAAACAGGCCGCTGTCGTCGGCACCGTGATGGCGTCATTCACGGTTGAAGACTTCAGTTTGGACCGTTTAGGCGCTGTTGAAAAAAGTGATATTCTAGGCCGAATTGAACAACTAAAAAAAATGACGACGTTCCAAGACATTACGGTGTAA
- a CDS encoding efflux RND transporter permease subunit, which translates to MLDKIIRFCLENKLVVSLFIIFIILWGVMVAPFDWDVKAIPRNPVPVDAIPDIGENQQIVFTEWMGRSPQDVEDQISYPLTVSLLGVPGVKTIRSYSSFGFSSIYIIFNDDIEFYWSRSRVLEKLNSLSAGTLPEGVQPALGPDATALGQIFWYTLEGRDEQGNPTGGWDLDELRSTQDWYVRYALLSASGVSEVASVGGFVREYQIDVDPDAMRAYKVTLGDVFNAVRMSNVDVGARTIEVNSVEYVIRGLGFLENLEDIEDTVLKVNDNVPVTVKDVAHVSMGPALRRGALDKAGAEAVGGVVVVRYGDNPLETIKNVKAKIEEISPGLPKKVLSDGTVSQVTIVPFYDRTDLIYETLGTLKTALTDEILVTVIVVIVMVLHLRSSLLIAGLLPLSVLMCFIAMKTFGVDANIVALSGIAIAIGTMVDMGVVICENVLNHLEKSSEDDNKLDVIFRGTSEVGSAVLTAVATTIVSFLPVFTMTAAEGKLFTPLAYTKTFALIASIIVALTIIPPFAHILFTGKIRGKKFRHWIFGGMAFAGTVIAFMVSFWAGLILTGFGLYHLAEKSIPQSYSKWVPWIVNGLAVLIVVTILSNHWLPLGADHWLITNWIFVVMLLGSVLALIQLFQHFYPPILRWCLQHKLLFLSIPTALVIWGGVIWLGFDTVFGFLPRFVMNAPIVSDVRHAFPGLGKEFMPPLDEGSYLYMPTTMPHASIGEAMDVLQKLDMAINAIPEVEEAVGKIGRVDSSLDPAPISMVETVINYKSEYLTDESGHRLRFQYDHSKEEFVKNDQGKLIPDPNGMPYRQWRDHIKSPDDIWDEIIKAARLPGTTSAPKLQPIAARIVMLQSGMRAPMGIKVKGPDLETIEDVGMQIEKLLKEVPSVKADAVIADRIVGKPYLEIDIDRKAIARYGISIRSVQDVIEVAIGGKRITTTVEGRERYPVRVRYMRELRDTIESLGAILVPSPTGVQIPMRELAEIRYLRGPQVIKSEDTFLIGYVLFDMKDGYAEVDVVEEARDYLKQKENSGELDIPSGVSYTFAGSYENQIRSEKRLRVVLPLALFIIFLILYFQFKNVFTTLIVFSGILVAWAGGFQMLWLYSQDWFLNFSLFGESMRELFQVQPYNLSVAVWVGFLALFGIATDDGVILTTYLDQSFKKNDPTTIKEIREATVEAGKRRIRPCLMTVSTTILALIPVLTSTGRGADIMVPMAIPSFGGMTVVLITVFVVPVLYCSVKEIRLKLRNEN; encoded by the coding sequence ATGCTTGATAAGATCATACGTTTTTGCCTTGAAAACAAACTTGTCGTTAGTTTGTTTATTATTTTCATCATTCTCTGGGGAGTGATGGTCGCCCCGTTTGATTGGGACGTAAAAGCGATTCCCCGCAATCCGGTTCCCGTCGATGCGATTCCCGATATTGGCGAAAACCAGCAGATCGTTTTTACCGAATGGATGGGGCGCTCGCCTCAAGACGTCGAAGACCAGATCAGCTACCCGCTCACGGTTTCGCTGTTAGGCGTTCCCGGCGTTAAAACCATTCGCAGTTATTCGTCTTTTGGGTTCTCAAGTATTTATATTATTTTTAATGATGATATTGAGTTCTATTGGTCTCGTTCGCGTGTATTGGAAAAGTTGAATAGTTTGTCAGCAGGAACGCTGCCGGAAGGCGTGCAACCCGCGTTGGGGCCAGATGCAACCGCGCTCGGTCAAATATTCTGGTACACCCTGGAAGGGCGGGATGAACAGGGAAACCCCACTGGCGGCTGGGATTTAGATGAGCTGCGCAGTACGCAAGATTGGTATGTTCGATACGCATTGCTATCCGCATCGGGCGTAAGCGAAGTGGCGTCGGTCGGCGGTTTTGTCCGTGAATATCAAATTGACGTCGATCCTGACGCCATGAGGGCCTACAAGGTTACGCTGGGAGACGTTTTCAATGCGGTGCGTATGTCAAACGTCGACGTCGGCGCCCGTACCATCGAAGTCAACAGCGTTGAGTATGTCATTCGTGGCTTGGGCTTTTTAGAAAACTTGGAAGACATCGAAGACACCGTCCTCAAAGTAAATGATAATGTTCCAGTAACCGTAAAAGACGTGGCTCATGTTTCAATGGGGCCGGCGTTAAGGCGCGGCGCATTAGACAAGGCAGGCGCTGAAGCGGTTGGCGGCGTGGTTGTTGTTCGTTATGGAGATAACCCGCTTGAAACGATTAAAAATGTCAAAGCAAAAATTGAAGAAATTTCCCCTGGGCTTCCCAAAAAAGTTTTGAGCGATGGAACCGTTTCTCAAGTCACTATTGTTCCCTTTTATGATCGAACAGACCTAATCTATGAAACACTTGGAACATTGAAGACGGCGTTAACGGATGAAATTTTAGTCACCGTCATCGTTGTCATTGTTATGGTTTTGCATCTACGCAGTTCGCTTCTGATTGCCGGGCTATTGCCGTTATCGGTGCTGATGTGTTTCATTGCCATGAAGACTTTTGGCGTGGACGCTAACATCGTCGCCCTGTCGGGAATCGCCATCGCCATTGGAACCATGGTCGATATGGGCGTTGTAATTTGTGAAAATGTTCTCAATCATCTTGAGAAATCTAGCGAGGACGACAACAAACTGGACGTGATTTTCAGAGGAACGTCTGAAGTCGGTAGCGCAGTATTGACCGCGGTGGCGACAACCATCGTGAGTTTTCTGCCCGTATTTACGATGACGGCGGCGGAAGGCAAACTGTTTACGCCTTTGGCGTATACCAAAACCTTTGCGTTAATTGCATCCATTATTGTTGCATTGACCATCATTCCTCCTTTTGCTCATATCCTTTTCACGGGAAAAATTCGCGGTAAAAAATTTCGCCATTGGATTTTTGGCGGCATGGCGTTCGCTGGAACCGTGATTGCTTTCATGGTTTCATTTTGGGCGGGGCTCATCCTGACCGGCTTCGGCCTTTACCATCTTGCCGAGAAATCCATCCCTCAGTCTTACTCCAAATGGGTCCCTTGGATCGTGAATGGTTTGGCTGTGCTTATTGTTGTTACGATATTATCAAACCACTGGCTTCCCTTGGGAGCCGACCACTGGCTTATAACCAATTGGATTTTTGTTGTGATGCTGCTTGGTAGCGTCCTGGCGTTGATCCAATTATTTCAACATTTCTATCCGCCGATTTTGCGCTGGTGCTTACAACATAAATTGTTGTTCTTGTCCATTCCGACCGCGCTTGTGATATGGGGAGGCGTCATCTGGCTGGGGTTCGATACCGTATTTGGATTTCTGCCCCGTTTTGTGATGAACGCCCCCATTGTGTCTGACGTTCGCCATGCGTTTCCTGGACTAGGCAAAGAATTTATGCCGCCGCTTGATGAAGGCTCTTATTTGTATATGCCTACCACGATGCCTCATGCTTCAATTGGCGAGGCGATGGATGTCTTGCAGAAGTTGGACATGGCAATTAATGCCATACCGGAAGTCGAAGAAGCGGTCGGAAAAATTGGGCGCGTTGATAGTTCTTTAGACCCAGCGCCAATCTCGATGGTCGAGACCGTTATCAATTATAAATCAGAATATCTCACCGATGAATCCGGCCATCGCTTGCGATTCCAATACGATCACTCCAAAGAAGAATTTGTGAAAAATGATCAAGGTAAACTCATTCCCGATCCAAACGGAATGCCCTATCGGCAATGGCGAGACCACATCAAATCACCAGATGATATTTGGGATGAAATCATCAAAGCCGCCCGGCTGCCCGGTACGACGTCCGCACCCAAACTGCAGCCCATCGCGGCGCGAATCGTCATGCTGCAAAGTGGTATGCGCGCTCCAATGGGGATAAAAGTGAAAGGGCCAGACCTGGAAACGATTGAAGATGTGGGAATGCAAATTGAAAAACTGCTAAAAGAAGTCCCTTCAGTTAAAGCAGACGCGGTGATCGCAGACCGAATCGTTGGAAAACCGTATCTAGAAATTGATATTGACCGCAAAGCGATTGCCCGGTATGGCATTTCAATTCGCAGCGTTCAAGACGTGATTGAAGTTGCGATTGGCGGCAAACGGATTACAACGACGGTTGAAGGACGCGAACGTTATCCTGTCCGTGTTCGCTACATGCGTGAGTTGCGCGATACCATTGAATCACTTGGCGCAATCCTTGTACCTTCACCGACTGGCGTCCAAATTCCTATGCGCGAACTGGCTGAAATTCGATACTTGCGTGGGCCGCAAGTCATCAAGAGTGAAGATACATTTTTAATTGGCTATGTTTTATTTGATATGAAAGATGGATACGCCGAAGTTGATGTTGTCGAAGAAGCCCGCGATTATCTGAAACAAAAAGAAAACAGCGGCGAACTCGATATTCCTTCAGGCGTGAGTTACACATTCGCGGGCAGTTATGAAAACCAAATCCGCTCGGAAAAGCGCTTGCGGGTCGTATTGCCGCTCGCGTTATTCATTATTTTCCTGATCCTGTATTTCCAATTCAAAAACGTTTTTACGACGTTGATTGTTTTTTCGGGAATTCTGGTCGCATGGGCAGGCGGATTTCAAATGCTTTGGCTGTATTCACAAGATTGGTTTTTGAATTTCAGTCTGTTTGGCGAAAGCATGCGCGAGTTATTCCAGGTGCAGCCCTATAACTTGAGCGTTGCGGTTTGGGTCGGGTTTTTGGCTCTGTTTGGCATCGCGACCGATGATGGAGTCATTCTTACAACGTACCTCGATCAATCATTCAAGAAAAATGATCCTACGACCATCAAGGAAATTCGTGAAGCAACCGTGGAGGCAGGCAAACGGCGAATCCGGCCCTGCCTGATGACAGTGTCAACAACCATTCTTGCCTTGATTCCCGTATTGACATCGACCGGGCGCGGAGCCGATATCATGGTTCCGATGGCGATTCCATCCTTTGGCGGCATGACGGTTGTTCTCATCACGGTTTTTGTCGTCCCAGTTTTGTACTGTTCTGTAAAAGAAATACGCTTGAAATTGAGAAATGAAAATTAA
- a CDS encoding glycosyltransferase family 2 protein, with protein MRHTIVIPAYNEEARIEETVRAYASYVQESMDETEILIIVNGSEDRTAEIAHQLANEINCVRAWDTPARMGKGGAVFKGFELSQGEILSFSDADNATTPPELRKLLDAVESGADAAIASRWLPQSKQLIKQPFTRRILSRIFNLIVRILFFLPYTDTQCGAKAFTRKSIETVRETIQTSGWSFDVALIWRLRQAGFRIVEVPIEWSDNSRSRLRVHSDGPSMLVELIKLRFGG; from the coding sequence ATGCGCCACACCATTGTCATACCTGCGTATAACGAAGAAGCCCGCATCGAAGAAACGGTGCGGGCTTATGCGTCATACGTGCAAGAGTCGATGGACGAGACGGAAATTTTAATCATCGTTAACGGCTCAGAAGACCGCACGGCTGAGATTGCCCATCAATTGGCGAACGAAATAAATTGCGTCCGCGCTTGGGACACGCCCGCGAGAATGGGCAAAGGCGGCGCCGTATTCAAAGGCTTTGAACTCTCGCAGGGAGAAATTCTCTCGTTCTCTGACGCAGACAACGCAACCACGCCGCCGGAGTTGCGCAAACTACTCGACGCCGTCGAGAGCGGGGCTGACGCCGCCATCGCCTCGCGTTGGCTTCCTCAAAGCAAGCAATTAATCAAACAACCGTTTACGCGAAGAATTCTAAGCCGCATCTTCAATTTGATCGTTCGAATCTTGTTTTTCTTGCCCTATACGGACACGCAATGCGGCGCAAAGGCGTTCACGCGCAAGTCAATTGAAACCGTACGCGAAACGATTCAGACGTCTGGCTGGTCATTCGACGTCGCCTTGATCTGGCGGTTGAGGCAAGCAGGGTTTCGCATCGTCGAAGTGCCGATCGAATGGAGCGACAACTCACGATCACGGCTGCGCGTACACAGTGACGGGCCGTCCATGTTGGTTGAGTTGATTAAGTTGCGTTTTGGCGGTTAG
- a CDS encoding HAD family phosphatase: MIEAFLFDMDGTLLDTEVLWLESVQSFLQEQSILLPREEALSVVYGIAWSDIYQELRRRYPQLQQSKDAMSKVICEHFFRLREQRDIRIHSSVELLKQLATTHPIAIVSGSDSKFIEYGIDLMDIRSLLKFYLGGEHYSPGKPDPCCYQMAAQRLGLSPDACLVFEDSSAGIRAAKAAGMHCVALARSGRPMQDVELADMILNDLAAFSLDEYLDEFQQKTA; the protein is encoded by the coding sequence ATGATCGAAGCGTTTCTATTCGATATGGACGGCACCTTGCTCGATACAGAAGTATTGTGGCTTGAGTCGGTGCAGTCATTTCTGCAAGAACAATCTATCTTATTGCCGCGAGAAGAGGCTTTGTCTGTTGTCTATGGGATCGCATGGAGCGACATCTATCAGGAACTACGCCGACGATACCCTCAATTGCAGCAAAGCAAGGATGCGATGTCGAAGGTCATCTGCGAGCATTTTTTCCGTTTGCGCGAGCAGCGGGATATCCGCATTCATTCGTCGGTTGAATTATTAAAACAACTTGCCACCACTCATCCTATCGCCATCGTTTCGGGTTCTGATTCAAAATTTATTGAGTATGGAATCGACCTGATGGATATTCGCTCGTTGTTGAAATTCTACCTGGGCGGCGAGCACTATTCGCCGGGAAAACCCGACCCCTGTTGCTATCAAATGGCGGCGCAGCGCCTTGGGCTGTCACCGGATGCGTGTCTCGTTTTTGAGGATTCCTCTGCGGGGATTCGCGCGGCGAAAGCCGCCGGGATGCACTGCGTCGCGTTGGCGCGCAGCGGGCGGCCAATGCAGGATGTTGAATTAGCCGATATGATTTTAAATGACCTCGCCGCGTTCTCGCTGGATGAATATTTGGACGAGTTCCAACAAAAAACCGCGTGA
- a CDS encoding aminotransferase class V-fold PLP-dependent enzyme, protein MNLSGYRDQFIPVRDGRIFLNHAGVSPMSDRTAQAMKRAIDGFQGMTPEEWMTNEDGIARCRRALSSMLNVPESDLALTRNTTDGVNWVANGLSWNPGDRVVSINGEYPTNHYPWLRLQNKDVEFHLIEPIHNRVTLDQIDDALTPNTRVLAVSWVQFVSGFRIDLEAVGALCAEKNVLFVVDVIQGMGALPLDLKKGRVSFASGGAQKWMIGPQGAGFFYCPKENLDLLEPVHVGADSVINHVPYLDYDFTLRPDARRFEYSTLPVIPLIGLGAAAELLLEVGMETVGERIKSLTDCLVGGLTAKGWICHSPRENNEWSGIVSFTHPTITIQEACSRLATVRAFTMEREGMLRLAPHFYQTEDEMQKVIGCL, encoded by the coding sequence ATGAACTTGAGTGGCTATCGCGATCAATTTATCCCGGTACGGGACGGACGAATTTTCCTCAACCATGCCGGGGTGTCGCCCATGTCAGACCGGACGGCTCAAGCAATGAAACGCGCCATTGACGGCTTTCAAGGCATGACGCCAGAAGAATGGATGACTAATGAAGACGGCATTGCTCGATGCCGCCGCGCCTTATCTAGCATGTTGAATGTCCCTGAAAGCGACTTGGCCTTAACCCGCAACACGACCGACGGCGTCAATTGGGTGGCGAACGGCCTCTCATGGAACCCGGGCGACCGCGTCGTTTCGATCAACGGCGAATACCCCACCAATCATTACCCCTGGTTGCGGTTACAAAATAAAGACGTTGAGTTCCATCTCATCGAACCCATTCACAACCGCGTAACTCTCGACCAAATTGACGATGCGTTGACGCCTAACACCCGGGTGCTGGCGGTCAGTTGGGTGCAGTTTGTCAGTGGGTTCCGAATTGACCTCGAAGCCGTAGGCGCTTTGTGCGCTGAGAAGAACGTGTTGTTTGTTGTGGATGTGATTCAGGGAATGGGCGCCCTGCCCCTCGATCTAAAAAAGGGCCGCGTTTCGTTTGCTTCAGGCGGCGCCCAAAAGTGGATGATTGGCCCACAAGGCGCAGGCTTCTTTTATTGTCCAAAAGAAAACCTTGATTTGCTGGAACCGGTCCACGTAGGCGCTGATTCTGTCATCAACCATGTTCCCTATCTTGATTATGATTTCACTCTTCGCCCCGATGCGCGACGTTTTGAATATAGCACCCTGCCAGTGATTCCACTGATTGGCTTGGGCGCCGCAGCGGAACTCTTACTCGAAGTTGGAATGGAAACTGTCGGAGAGCGTATAAAATCGCTAACCGATTGCCTCGTAGGCGGCCTAACAGCGAAAGGTTGGATTTGCCATTCTCCTCGTGAGAACAATGAGTGGTCGGGCATCGTCAGTTTTACGCATCCGACCATCACAATACAAGAAGCCTGCTCTCGTCTGGCGACCGTTCGCGCCTTTACCATGGAGCGCGAAGGCATGTTGCGTCTTGCGCCGCACTTTTACCAGACTGAAGACGAAATGCAGAAAGTTATTGGTTGTTTGTAA
- a CDS encoding efflux RND transporter periplasmic adaptor subunit — translation MNGLTKLLQYKFTYLVMGMILGLIVVSLFSGGSNDHASMQPDANIERQSSAATIWTCSMHPQIRQPEAGDCPMCGMDLIPVNSAEDEDSGPRTLTMSEAAKGLAEIQTVPVQRSFVEHELRMVGKVEYDETRLKYITAWFPGRLDRLFVDYTGTAVQTGDHLVEIYSPSIITDQQSLIQAKKAVGSLSESSVPNVLSNRKETLERARERLRLLGLTNAQIQAIEESGAPSEHITFYSPINGIVIHKNALKGDYVQTGTRIYTIADLSVVWVKMDAYESDLQWVHYGQEVEFTTISYPGQVFKGRVSFIDPFLNEQTRTVKVRVNVDNSDGKLKPEMFVRAAVRSKVDAEGSVYDTQLAGKWISPMHPEIIKDQPGTCDVCGMPLVKAETLGYVGSPAEEGNPPLVIPASAPLITGKRAVVYVKVPNTEKPTFEGREIILGPRLKDHYIVQAGLEEGEEVVVKGNFKIDSALQIQAKPSMMSPDGGAPMAGHAHGGETSETPMQSKHKINIPTEALPALSKAYQAIYEALVNDDLNSAKAKSNQWVDAAKQNNLQDVEMLGHGVMHANDIAEARQAFQKIADLIIQAFEQHGAPGETAYIIHCPMAFNNQGADWLQWQQETRNPYFGGAMLKCGEVKNTIPSAQPGNQSPQQDVDHSTH, via the coding sequence ATGAACGGGCTGACAAAATTGCTTCAATATAAATTCACTTATCTTGTCATGGGAATGATCTTGGGGCTTATTGTGGTCTCGCTGTTTTCAGGCGGATCGAACGATCATGCTTCCATGCAGCCAGACGCGAACATAGAAAGGCAATCATCCGCTGCCACAATTTGGACGTGTTCGATGCACCCGCAAATCCGTCAACCTGAAGCGGGTGACTGCCCAATGTGCGGGATGGACTTGATCCCGGTCAATTCAGCAGAAGATGAAGACAGCGGCCCCCGAACCTTGACCATGTCTGAAGCGGCGAAAGGCCTGGCGGAAATACAGACCGTGCCAGTGCAGCGCAGTTTTGTCGAGCATGAGCTGCGCATGGTAGGCAAGGTCGAATATGATGAAACGCGATTGAAATATATCACCGCATGGTTTCCCGGTCGATTAGACCGCTTGTTTGTCGATTACACAGGTACGGCAGTTCAAACAGGCGACCATCTGGTTGAGATTTACAGCCCGTCCATCATTACCGACCAGCAATCATTGATTCAAGCCAAAAAGGCCGTAGGCAGTTTAAGTGAATCATCGGTGCCGAATGTGCTAAGCAATCGAAAAGAAACGCTGGAGCGGGCGCGTGAACGTCTGCGTTTACTCGGACTGACCAATGCGCAAATACAGGCGATCGAAGAATCCGGCGCCCCGTCTGAACACATTACGTTTTACTCGCCGATCAATGGAATCGTCATTCATAAAAACGCGCTAAAGGGCGACTATGTCCAAACAGGGACTCGAATCTATACCATCGCCGATTTAAGCGTCGTATGGGTAAAAATGGACGCCTACGAATCCGACCTGCAGTGGGTTCATTACGGGCAAGAAGTGGAATTCACAACCATCTCGTATCCTGGACAAGTCTTCAAAGGACGAGTTTCGTTTATTGATCCTTTTTTGAATGAACAAACCCGCACCGTCAAAGTGCGCGTCAATGTTGACAATTCTGATGGAAAATTAAAACCCGAAATGTTCGTACGCGCCGCAGTGCGAAGTAAAGTCGACGCTGAAGGATCTGTTTACGATACGCAGCTGGCAGGAAAATGGATCAGCCCCATGCACCCGGAAATTATTAAAGACCAGCCCGGAACCTGCGACGTGTGCGGGATGCCGTTGGTCAAAGCCGAAACGCTTGGGTATGTCGGTTCGCCTGCTGAAGAAGGCAATCCGCCATTGGTCATCCCGGCTTCGGCCCCATTGATTACAGGAAAACGCGCTGTGGTGTATGTAAAGGTTCCCAACACCGAAAAGCCGACATTTGAAGGCCGGGAAATTATTCTTGGACCACGACTGAAAGACCACTACATCGTACAGGCCGGTTTAGAAGAAGGCGAAGAAGTTGTCGTCAAAGGCAACTTCAAGATCGACAGCGCGCTGCAAATTCAAGCCAAACCCAGCATGATGAGCCCCGACGGCGGCGCGCCAATGGCAGGCCATGCGCACGGCGGCGAGACGTCTGAAACGCCGATGCAATCCAAGCATAAAATCAATATACCCACTGAAGCGCTTCCTGCGTTGTCAAAGGCCTATCAAGCGATTTATGAAGCCCTGGTGAATGATGATTTAAACTCGGCGAAAGCGAAATCAAACCAATGGGTGGATGCAGCCAAACAAAACAACTTACAAGACGTTGAAATGTTGGGGCATGGCGTGATGCACGCAAATGACATCGCGGAAGCCCGCCAGGCTTTTCAAAAAATTGCCGACTTAATCATCCAGGCGTTTGAACAACATGGCGCACCGGGTGAAACCGCATACATCATTCACTGCCCGATGGCGTTTAACAACCAAGGCGCCGATTGGCTGCAATGGCAGCAAGAAACTCGCAATCCCTACTTCGGCGGCGCGATGTTGAAATGCGGCGAAGTAAAAAACACGATCCCATCCGCTCAACCAGGCAATCAATCGCCGCAACAAGACGTGGATCACTCGACTCATTAA